The following coding sequences are from one Diadema setosum chromosome 9, eeDiaSeto1, whole genome shotgun sequence window:
- the LOC140233396 gene encoding glutathione synthetase-like — protein MVELQPAIELPLSADRLAELIEDIRDRAYAKGVLIRPSRLQTVHGPLALIPSTFPRHLFDKAMRLQADINLLMLGVSEDSDFLSMALKSVVPVDDFTRRLFEMHEQVREEGFVKPVNLCINRTDYMLDCKDPEGDPYIDLSMVEINTIAAGMPAMSTRLVDVHRYSLEQCGMSREKVRDRVPSSYGMEGVAEGMVKAWRLYGAPEAVIVFVVKPEETNKFDQRWIEYGIKAKDDGVKVIRRTLPEIGQRAELRADRRLFIDDMEVAMLYFRVGYSPADYPTENEWHARLLGERSRASVCPSVAMQLAGTKKVQQVLYDPAVIARFIPGRERVNDIHSIFTGHYSLDLTPSGDEAAERAIANPMKYVMKPQREGGGNNLFGEKMKAALEELRGSEERAAYMLMDRIVSPLNHNYCMKYNSENLQLMSVASEFGPFGTLVSYNNEVVFNQTTGYLYRTKDITLDEGGLMVGTGFLDTPYLSTTDVISHPKENGFAEH, from the exons ATGGTCGAATTGCAGCCGGCGATCGAGTTACCGCTCTCCGCGGACCGCCTGGCCGAGCTCATCGAGGACATCAGGGACCGCGCCTACGCCAAGGGGGTGCTCATCCGACCGTCGCGACTCCAGACGGTGCACGGACCGCTTGCGCTGATCCCCTCGACATTCCCGAGGCACCTCTTCGACAAGGCAATGAGACTGCAGGCAGATATCAATCTCCTCATGCTTGGGGTCAGCGAAGACAGCGATTTTCTCTCGATGGCGTTAAAAAG CGTTGTACCCGTGGATGACTTCACGAGGCGGTTGTTCGAAATGCATGAGCAGGTCAGAGAAGAAGGTTTCGTGAAG CCTGTAAATCTTTGCATCAATCGGACCGACTACATGTTGGACTGCAAGGACCCCGAGGGAGACCCCTATATCGACCTGAGTATGGTAGAAATCAACACCATCGCAGCTGGCATGCCCGCAATGAGTACGAGACTCGTGGATGTACATAG ATATAGCTTGGAGCAGTGTGGGATGAGTCGAGAGAAGGTGCGGGATAGGGTACCCAGTAGCTACGGCATGGAAGGAGTCGCCGAGGGCATGGTGAAAGCCTGGCGGCTGTACGGAGCACCTGA AGCCGTGATAGTCTTTGTGGTAAAGCCCGAGGAGACGAATAAGTTTGACCAGAGGTGGATCGAGTACGGCATCAAGGCCAAGGACGATGGCGTGAAGGTTATCAGAAGGACGCTACCCGAGATCGGACAGCGAGCAGAGCTCAGGGCCGACAGGCGTCTCTTCAT TGACGACATGGAAGTGGCGATGTTGTACTTCCGGGTCGGCTATTCACCGGCCGATTACCCGACAGAAAAT GAGTGGCACGCCAGACTGCTGGGCGAGAGATCGCGTGCCTCGGTGTGTCCATCGGTTGCCATGCAACTGGCGGGGACCAAGAAAGTCCAGCAGGTCCTCTACGACCCCGCCGTCATCGCCAGGTTCATACCTGGCCGAGAGAGGGTCAACGACATCCACAGCATCTTCACTGGACACTATTCCCTTGACTTG ACGCCGAGTGGGGACGAGGCGGCAGAAAGGGCGATCGCAAACCCGATGAAGTATGTCATGAAACCCCAGCGAGAAGGTGGTG GTAACAATCTCTTCGGGGAGAAGATGAAAGCTGCCCTTGAAGAGCTGCGGGGATCCGAAGAGAGGGCGGCCTACATGCTAATGGACCGCATCGTTTCGCCGCTCAATCACAACTACTGCATGAAATACAACAGCGAGAACTTGCAACTCATGAGCGTCGCCAGCGAATTTGGCCCGTTTGGAACGCTCGTCAG CTACAACAATGAAGTCGTCTTCAACCAAACCACGGGCTACCTGTACCGAACCAAAGACATCACCCTCGATGAAGGGGGGCTCATGGTTGGCACCGGTTTCCTGGACACGCCCTATCTCTCCACCACCGACGTCATCAGCCATCCCAAGGAAAACGGCTTCGCGGAACACTGA